The following proteins are encoded in a genomic region of Bacteriovorax sp. Seq25_V:
- a CDS encoding ABC transporter ATP-binding protein, translating into MKDHSKYQLLVDYIRKNKVVYLLGLLSVVVCNICQVYFATAMGRVVDFFAMKKESYDFFLFYTSNRDFTHREIFHIVFWSIFISRIILTIARFGWRITLARQTHLVSGLLKNKIWSNARFFKIADLVSIYPKGVLMNAANSDVGQARFLFGFTLVGVIDMFFLGVFTVISMLFINMQLTVVSVGFLLMMPVFVRKLSKLEIENYEIAQQSLSDFNDLSSQAISTVKLQKLGKTSVFWFKRLLASASEYMDKRVTAQSTSLKYIPYMGVSSIVSYIVLFSYGIYLNVNGVISVGEFVSMQGLIFLLQDPLMELGFIISEWRKSATSLKRLSEIYVHENEDFLNDEKNVYTLEQEHHVYEIKDLNFSYNSERQIISDFSLSISSGNRIGITGKIGSGKSTLIDILSGLQRNFKGEVLFFGKEFKHYDHLSLRELIVTVHQKSFLFADSIKKNVAMDQDLTDDEVWQYLKIAGLDKDVRALDDGLETGLGEWGINLSGGQKQRLTLARALAKKPKILLIDDGLSAVDTVTEELILNNLIENLKDTTIIWVAHRRSTLKHCDVIIDMDEL; encoded by the coding sequence GTGAAAGATCATTCGAAATATCAACTTCTCGTTGATTATATCAGAAAAAATAAAGTCGTCTATCTGCTTGGATTATTGTCAGTAGTAGTATGCAATATCTGTCAGGTTTACTTTGCTACAGCCATGGGCCGAGTCGTAGATTTCTTTGCAATGAAAAAAGAGAGTTATGACTTTTTTCTTTTTTATACAAGTAATCGTGATTTCACTCATCGTGAAATATTTCATATCGTATTTTGGTCAATTTTTATTTCAAGAATTATCCTAACTATCGCTAGATTTGGCTGGAGAATTACTCTTGCCCGCCAAACGCATTTAGTTTCTGGCCTTTTGAAGAATAAGATTTGGAGCAATGCTAGATTTTTTAAAATTGCTGACCTTGTAAGTATTTACCCTAAAGGTGTCCTGATGAATGCTGCCAATAGCGATGTTGGACAAGCGAGATTCTTATTTGGCTTCACTCTCGTTGGTGTGATTGATATGTTCTTTCTCGGCGTCTTCACAGTTATAAGTATGCTATTTATTAATATGCAACTTACAGTTGTCTCGGTTGGATTTCTTCTGATGATGCCTGTTTTTGTGAGAAAACTTTCAAAGCTTGAGATTGAAAACTATGAAATTGCTCAACAATCCCTCTCTGATTTTAATGATCTTTCGAGTCAGGCGATTTCAACTGTTAAATTACAAAAACTAGGGAAGACTTCGGTATTTTGGTTTAAGCGTCTTTTGGCAAGTGCTTCTGAATATATGGATAAGCGTGTTACAGCTCAAAGTACTTCACTTAAATATATTCCGTATATGGGGGTCTCTTCGATCGTATCGTACATCGTTCTTTTTTCTTATGGAATTTATCTTAATGTAAATGGAGTTATTTCTGTTGGAGAATTTGTTTCAATGCAGGGACTAATTTTCCTTTTACAAGATCCTTTAATGGAGCTTGGTTTTATTATTTCTGAGTGGAGAAAGTCCGCCACTTCACTTAAGAGACTAAGTGAAATCTATGTCCATGAAAATGAGGACTTTCTTAATGATGAGAAGAATGTCTATACACTAGAGCAAGAGCACCATGTCTACGAAATTAAAGATCTAAATTTCTCTTACAATAGTGAACGCCAAATTATATCCGACTTCTCCCTTTCTATAAGTTCAGGAAATAGAATAGGAATAACTGGTAAAATAGGTAGTGGGAAATCTACACTTATTGATATTCTCAGTGGTCTTCAAAGAAACTTTAAAGGTGAGGTCCTCTTTTTCGGCAAAGAATTTAAGCACTACGATCACTTGTCTCTAAGAGAGTTAATTGTGACTGTTCATCAGAAGTCTTTTCTCTTTGCAGACTCGATTAAAAAAAATGTGGCGATGGATCAAGATCTTACTGATGATGAAGTTTGGCAGTATTTAAAAATTGCAGGTCTTGATAAAGATGTCCGTGCCCTTGATGATGGACTTGAAACAGGTTTAGGGGAATGGGGTATTAATCTCTCTGGCGGACAAAAACAACGACTTACTCTTGCCCGAGCACTAGCAAAGAAGCCTAAAATTTTACTTATTGATGATGGACTCTCTGCTGTGGATACAGTCACAGAGGAGTTAATCCTTAATAACTTAATTGAAAATTTAAAAGATACGACAATAATTTGGGTTGCTCATCGAAGATCAACTCTTAAGCATTGTGATGTTATCATTGATATGGATGAGCTATGA
- a CDS encoding ABC transporter ATP-binding protein: MSTKKYLAVDDQDESVVKKKQYTALNSFLFLYSFTKGERKKLAISIALLIAFSSVAMYSGHAMGVLVGDGLAKKNWDLSLRFAVIVIISELLSLTFNYFGRKILVNSSGRVILTIREALFKKLPKLPMTFYDRWPRGRVVTRLTHDVEGVESFFSGSLGRVLNSGFLAVSSMVAMLLTDTYLGSILIISMLPAIALVYFTRNYVDSLNRTMSKYSSQINSKLSEFIDGLYVIRSFGLEGWSYNIFKDTVAKHVNATLKSNRFYSFTNPMISFLCGLPLILLVYFGGDLVLEGKMSLALFVAFLRYSERFFNPVMMLFREVHVILQAFTSAQRVANFLREEDEDSYFKRDAVYKGHAIKGDIEFKNVWMSYSEDDWSLRDVSFKVNQGQKIGIVGTTGSGKSTTISVLARLYDFQKGEVLIDGKSLKDWDIDNIREQIGLVSQDVILFQGSLRDNLTVDPSISDEKILEIASLTGLKTVMDKASITLDSFVNDGGVNLSAGEKQVISLTRICLLNPHILILDEATANVDPYYEQILHEGIEKVMEGKTSFIIAHRLETIKECDSLLVFDKGELVEHGAPEELIASQGIFYGLSKASHKSVTQ, translated from the coding sequence ATGAGTACAAAGAAATACCTTGCTGTTGATGATCAGGATGAGAGTGTCGTAAAGAAGAAACAATACACAGCTCTTAATTCATTCTTATTCTTATATTCGTTTACTAAGGGAGAGAGAAAGAAGCTTGCTATCTCAATCGCACTCCTAATCGCTTTTTCAAGTGTGGCCATGTATTCTGGGCATGCGATGGGTGTTTTAGTAGGTGATGGATTAGCTAAAAAGAATTGGGACCTTTCTCTTCGTTTTGCCGTAATTGTTATAATTAGTGAATTACTCTCACTTACTTTTAATTATTTTGGGAGAAAGATACTTGTTAATAGCTCTGGTCGAGTTATTCTGACGATTCGTGAGGCGCTGTTCAAAAAACTTCCAAAGCTTCCTATGACATTCTATGATCGTTGGCCGCGCGGTCGTGTTGTGACAAGGCTTACTCATGATGTTGAGGGTGTGGAGTCATTCTTTTCAGGATCTCTAGGGCGTGTTTTAAATTCAGGATTTTTAGCCGTTAGTAGTATGGTTGCGATGTTGCTAACTGATACATACTTAGGATCAATTTTAATAATTTCAATGCTTCCGGCCATTGCTCTTGTTTACTTTACTCGTAATTATGTAGATTCCCTTAATCGAACAATGAGTAAGTACTCGTCTCAAATTAACTCAAAACTTAGTGAGTTTATTGATGGTCTTTACGTGATACGTTCATTCGGGCTAGAAGGATGGAGTTATAATATCTTTAAAGATACTGTTGCAAAGCATGTTAATGCAACTTTAAAGTCAAATCGTTTCTATAGTTTTACAAACCCAATGATCTCTTTTTTATGTGGACTGCCTCTCATTCTCCTTGTTTATTTTGGAGGGGACCTTGTTTTAGAGGGGAAGATGAGTCTCGCGCTCTTTGTTGCCTTTTTAAGATATAGTGAAAGGTTCTTTAATCCTGTGATGATGCTCTTTAGAGAGGTTCATGTTATTTTACAGGCCTTTACTTCTGCTCAACGAGTTGCCAATTTCTTAAGAGAAGAAGACGAAGATAGCTACTTTAAAAGAGACGCTGTCTATAAAGGACATGCCATTAAGGGTGATATTGAATTTAAAAATGTTTGGATGAGCTATAGTGAAGACGATTGGTCTCTACGTGATGTTTCGTTTAAAGTAAATCAAGGCCAAAAAATTGGTATCGTTGGAACGACAGGTAGTGGAAAATCTACGACCATTTCAGTGCTGGCAAGACTCTATGATTTTCAAAAAGGTGAAGTTTTAATTGATGGTAAGTCATTAAAGGATTGGGATATTGATAATATCAGAGAACAGATCGGACTTGTTTCTCAGGATGTTATTTTATTTCAAGGCTCTCTTCGTGATAATTTAACAGTTGATCCTTCAATCTCCGATGAGAAAATTCTTGAAATCGCTTCATTGACTGGACTTAAGACTGTAATGGATAAGGCCTCTATCACGCTTGATTCTTTTGTTAATGATGGGGGAGTCAATTTAAGTGCAGGTGAGAAGCAAGTCATTTCCCTGACTCGTATTTGTCTTCTCAATCCACATATTCTTATTCTTGATGAAGCAACTGCGAATGTTGATCCTTATTATGAACAAATTCTACATGAGGGGATTGAGAAAGTGATGGAAGGTAAAACGTCTTTCATCATCGCTCACCGCCTGGAAACCATAAAAGAATGTGATAGCTTATTAGTCTTTGATAAAGGCGAACTTGTTGAACATGGGGCCCCTGAAGAACTGATTGCTTCGCAGGGAATCTTTTATGGGCTAAGTAAGGCTTCCCATAAATCAGTTACTCAGTAA
- a CDS encoding Ppx/GppA phosphatase family protein — translation MKISEAKHSFTARILVAFIILLSSCSGVGTNSNSTTSNDSCSEVRGAIDIGSGSTKLLVARVDVCKQVITNLIYEAQRSVDFKEDLQRSKDNTFSTEITKKAISVLNELNYLATKQGASKLSAVATSAFRTASNAKETLDEILKNIDFKVMIISQKQEALFAYHSALNIAKTQNLIGDKPVAVWDIGGGSMQIIKSYKDTKTQPVIYLGKMASVSFKNSYLEMRNGDKKTGPNPLQKDGAIEAMNLARNYANKDAKELLGDLTDYTVLGVGGVHYYSVRKQTGINNEYDQQVLLQTLLKRAKLNDKEIGGDFAKTDVTNLALVLGFMQSLKVEKVHPIKVNMTHGLLLATSLWK, via the coding sequence TTGAAAATATCAGAGGCCAAGCATTCTTTTACCGCTAGAATATTAGTCGCGTTCATCATCCTACTGTCGTCATGTTCGGGAGTAGGAACAAATTCGAACTCAACAACTTCAAATGATAGCTGTAGTGAAGTGCGTGGAGCTATTGACATCGGTTCAGGAAGTACAAAACTTCTAGTTGCACGAGTGGACGTTTGTAAGCAGGTTATCACTAACCTTATCTATGAAGCCCAGCGCTCAGTTGATTTCAAAGAGGACCTTCAAAGAAGCAAAGATAATACATTCAGTACAGAAATTACAAAGAAGGCCATATCAGTTCTTAATGAACTAAATTATCTGGCAACAAAACAAGGAGCATCAAAGCTCTCAGCTGTTGCGACTTCTGCCTTTCGAACAGCAAGCAATGCAAAAGAAACTCTTGATGAAATCCTGAAAAATATTGACTTCAAAGTCATGATTATTTCTCAAAAACAAGAAGCTCTTTTTGCGTATCACTCGGCCTTAAATATTGCAAAGACTCAAAATCTTATTGGTGATAAACCAGTTGCGGTCTGGGATATTGGTGGTGGTAGTATGCAGATTATCAAGTCTTATAAAGATACAAAAACTCAACCGGTTATTTATCTTGGCAAGATGGCATCAGTAAGTTTTAAAAACAGCTATCTTGAAATGAGAAATGGGGATAAAAAAACAGGACCGAACCCACTACAAAAAGACGGCGCCATTGAAGCGATGAATCTCGCAAGAAATTACGCCAACAAAGACGCAAAGGAACTTCTAGGAGATCTTACTGACTACACAGTGCTAGGAGTTGGTGGCGTGCACTACTATAGTGTTCGTAAGCAAACTGGGATTAATAACGAATACGATCAACAAGTCTTACTTCAAACACTCCTAAAAAGAGCGAAGTTAAATGACAAGGAGATTGGTGGAGACTTCGCAAAGACCGATGTTACAAATCTCGCGCTAGTTCTGGGATTCATGCAGTCACTGAAAGTAGAAAAAGTTCATCCGATAAAAGTAAATATGACTCATGGATTATTACTGGCAACTTCGCTTTGGAAATAA
- a CDS encoding DNA cytosine methyltransferase: MSRNGKLRFIDVFSGAGGLSCGLELAGLECALGVDFNQHAINTFEKNHKHAKSYCGDITKLTNKEITKLLDGKDINLVVGGPPCQGFSTVGPGNPEDDRNRLFLEFVRIVKHTQPEFVIVENVTGLLAKKNEKTLRAIFKKFGDLGYNMDVQVMSAEQYGVPEKRRRTIFIGSRVNEKIIFPKKTHDTIMAKTYRAPVTVGDALKDLADKNGNFHNHDIEQCQIKSKIDLKRIQRIPEGHGIRYEKDEKKFLTKSLKLGVDWKTIREGRLRQTKYQRLDRKSVSPTIMTHRHSYYHPVENRYLTQREAAKIQSFPNDFIFTGPLSAQWRQIGNAVPPLLAKSLGLSIKKMYSEYQKSKDKNLAKKKVERKIIENIRGQAFFYR; encoded by the coding sequence ATGAGTAGAAATGGAAAGCTAAGATTTATCGACGTCTTCAGTGGCGCCGGTGGGCTATCATGTGGTCTTGAACTAGCAGGCCTAGAATGTGCACTTGGTGTAGATTTCAATCAACACGCAATCAATACATTTGAAAAAAATCACAAGCACGCAAAATCTTACTGCGGCGATATTACAAAACTTACAAATAAAGAAATTACGAAACTTCTTGATGGCAAGGATATTAACCTCGTTGTAGGTGGTCCTCCATGCCAAGGTTTTTCTACTGTAGGCCCAGGTAATCCTGAAGATGATAGAAATAGGCTCTTTCTTGAATTCGTGAGAATAGTGAAACACACACAACCTGAATTTGTTATTGTTGAAAATGTAACGGGCCTTCTTGCTAAGAAGAACGAAAAAACTCTTCGTGCAATCTTCAAAAAATTTGGCGACCTTGGTTACAATATGGATGTTCAGGTCATGAGTGCTGAGCAGTATGGAGTTCCTGAGAAGAGAAGAAGAACCATCTTTATTGGTTCACGAGTTAATGAAAAGATTATATTCCCAAAGAAAACCCACGATACAATAATGGCAAAGACATACCGTGCTCCAGTTACTGTTGGTGATGCACTTAAAGATCTTGCCGATAAGAATGGTAACTTTCACAATCATGATATCGAACAATGCCAAATTAAATCTAAAATTGACCTTAAAAGAATTCAAAGAATTCCAGAGGGCCACGGTATTCGTTACGAAAAAGATGAGAAGAAGTTTCTAACAAAATCTCTAAAACTTGGTGTTGATTGGAAGACAATTCGCGAAGGAAGACTGAGACAAACAAAATATCAACGACTCGATCGCAAGAGTGTTTCTCCTACAATTATGACTCATCGACATAGTTACTATCACCCAGTTGAAAATAGATATCTTACTCAAAGAGAAGCTGCAAAAATTCAAAGCTTCCCTAATGATTTCATCTTTACTGGCCCACTAAGTGCGCAGTGGAGACAAATTGGAAATGCTGTACCACCTCTTCTTGCAAAGTCTCTAGGCCTTAGCATTAAGAAGATGTATAGCGAATACCAAAAATCAAAAGACAAGAACCTTGCAAAGAAAAAGGTTGAAAGGAAAATCATTGAAAATATCAGAGGCCAAGCATTCTTTTACCGCTAG